AGACTAATACTAATCCTTCGCTTAGTAGAAAGTGGATGGTCTCTTGTAAGCAAAAGTCTTGGTAGACTTTTGGACTCTGTGAGGTAGGGGGAATTTCAAGTCCTTGGTCAAGAATTGCTTGATGTTGTTTCTCTTGACATCGGCGGTCTTTTCAATCTCAGCAACCTTTAGGATGTGGATAGATCTAAATCTAGCTCTGTGTCTTGCGGCCATATCTTGGTACAAAGTTTCCACAGCGGCGACTCTGCTCACATCTCTGATTTCCTTGTACATGTTGTGAGTACCAGATCTAGAGTCGTATCTAACCCAGATACCGAAGTTCTTGACCTTACCTGGATGGTTTTCGTGAAGTTGGTTAATGGAAACAACTTCACCAGATGCCTTCTTGACCTTGTAAAGTTTTTGCAAGAAGTACCAGTAACGAGACTTAGCCACCACTTCGTTTGGAGCAAAGATTCTCATTCTGAACAACTTTGGTTCAGGAACGTTCTCGGTGGGCAAACGACGGCCAATAACTTGGTATTCTTTCATGTAAGCCACTATTTTAATCTTTTGTTAGTATATTCTGTTCGTTCAAGCGTCTAGCAGacgaaaagaaagagaaaagttGTCAGCCGAGTAACATCGCATTGCAACAACTACCTCTCTCTTAATTATTCATCAGTATTTCAATAATATACTCACTTTTTGATCTGTGCTTCCGGTACTACCGTACTGTCAATACCAATTACCAAGATGATTGATTTTTGTCAGTGTAacttttcatcatccaTTAGCGTCATGAAACGGGCTCTCGGCTCGCGCTGTCCTCCCCATACCGAGGGGACAATGTGCGGTGGGTCCCCTTCGCGTGCTAGCAGGAGGTTTCCGGCAAGCGGTTCCTCGCCTGGGCAGAGCGCTCTGCCTAGCTCAACGGGGAACGCTCCGTCTATCCTCCTGCGGTCCTTCCGCCTAGCTCTTTACAAGGGACTCACGTCTTCACACAACGACGCGAATCGtctgaaaaaaaaagaatccaCTTCgaaataaaagaaaaaagtacAAGGGTGAATGGATTGTCAGGAGAATGTAAGGGTGGAGATAGTACGAACACAAAACAGTCAAACTAGTCTTTCCATCCCACAGCACGTGGCTTTTACTCTTAGTGTATATATctcttcaaaatattttcgTTATTTAACTATTCATATGCATTTAACTTTTGACGCTGACACTGCAGACGCTGCAGACACTGCAGATGTTAACGCTAAAAGGTGGTGCTAAAGGACGCTAAAGATTACTAAATTCTAAAATGCTAAAACACTAAAATTTCCGACCTTTTGAACGGGTGCATTAAACGTGGGATTGAATTTCCTCCACACGGTCTTGGATGGCATTTTGACCTTGTTCCACAACGTTAttcactttcttcttttgattgtgaaatggatttgttaacaatttttgtGGACCATGACTCTTGATGTATTCGGCAGCTTCCTTCTCTAATTCCGAAATGGCATTCTTAGAACCGTTTAATGAATCCTTAAATCCTAAACTTGGTTGCTTATCCAAGGATTTATTAAGAACTTTGTTTGCATGAATAAAGTAATGACATGGCATCATACCAGTATCAATTACACTTTTCTCAAGAACAGGAATTGAtctagaaaaaaaattaatcaCTAGGGCAACGCTTCTGTTCAATTCACTTGAATAACCATCTTTTGGTACATCTTCACCCTTGGGGAACCATTTAACATAATTATTctggaaaaaattgtttagCGGTGCAGTTAAGGGATCCAAGGAACTTCTAACCAATGGTTTACCCTTTGTATCATAAAGCTTTTCGTTGTAATATTTTCTAAATTTAAGAACTTGATTATGAGTAGGTTGGTAGATGTTTTGGTCTGCAATTGACAGAGTCTTATCGGTAGCCTGTTTACCATATTTCTTTGTATAAGTATATGGCAATAATGCTTCTTCacccaatttttgataCGTCTTTGTCTTTAGAGATGGgacaattttttcagttaaatttaatgaagaatttgccATAGTGTCAACTGTATTAGTCACTGGTAAAGCTATTTGCATCATTTTGGATTCTAAAATGGATTTCAACCATGGTTTAGTGTTAGCATGTAAAATTCTAGCCGCAGGAacttcttgtaaaaatgAACGAGTTTCTTGAACCAGCGGATAAGATTTAATATGATCAACAGTTTTCAATGGAATTGCCTTCTTCCTTTCAGGTACTGTGACATGTTGTTCAACTTGTTCTGTAACATTTGCCACTTGAGTTTGTACTTTTTCAGTTGCGTTCTCAACTTGGGCGGCTACATTAGATGCAACGTTTGAAGGTGAAGcagattctgatgaaaGTAAAACAGGCGGATTTTTTGAACTACCGGAAGAGTGTTTTCTATGAAATGCTGGCATTGTTAAGTTAATTAGCTGTAGATGTGTGTTGtatgataaaaaataatagaCAACCTGTTTTAGTGTAGCTAAAGGAAAACTGGCCTTGTCTGTGTGATTATATGTGAAAGGAaggagaagaggaaaagtAAACGGGAGAAGTGTAAATGAAAATTGGTTCCTTATGGTCTATTTATACTTTTTCTCCCCCCCCCTCGAAAAGCTTTTGTGTTCCATattaatttaatttagCTTATTTTCTTCGGAGATCccctttcttcttctagcCTGCCGCTGAACCCGCTAGCCGCGGGGACCCCCACAAGGGAAGAAAATTAAAACTCCGAAGAATATCAATGCTTGAACACAAAAGAAATCATAAAGATATTATATCACAAGAACTGATTAACTTCCTTTTTATGTCTTCTCGAAGCTAATTAAGACATTTAGCGAAATAAAAATCGTTCGAATGGAAGTGGGAGGGAATGTCAGTCTTCCAGAACAAATCAAAAAGAATGTCATGTCCATATTTTACCTTTTCTTGTTAATGATTGCACATCCTTTATATAGGTGCTCACAGTAGCCTATTTCGTCTATAACTCTCACGAAATATTACCTTATTCCAAATTAGTCTACCCTATCAAACGCCTTCTATTCTACTTCAAGATTAATCCGATCAGACAAATATTCTTTCTGGGGCATAAATGACTATGACCCTTTCGGTAGATGTAGACACCTAGCAATGTTTATCAAATGCAAGCTTTCTTAATTACTTCACATCTTGGCTCGCCTGTTCGCGTTCCTACAACAAGGCCGATTATATATGTTTATTTACATAACAATACGTAAACAAacagtgaagaagaaaaacacCGTTTTACAGCCGTACTATAACGGTGTCTCTGAGACCTCGTGAGACTCTCCTACCACCTAGGAATGAACGATAAAAAGGACATTCCCCGGAACTTAAAACGAGTCGtttttatttcaaagattaatCATTCCTGAAAGCAAGAGGTCGTTCAGCAATTTCCATTATACAATGAAAATCATCGAAGCCgttttctttctcttggaaaGATGAGAAGCAGAGAGGTGGTTAAGGCAGTAGTagattgaagaaattttcaataCTAGATGCTGACCCATGATACATAAGCAAATAGTTTTATTATgatgtatgtatgtattGTTGAGGGGAAATAGTTGCGGAGGTTGCCTGTAGTCCTCGAGGGCTTAATATGTAAATCTTGTTGCAGATCGTTTTCCTAATCGGGTCAAAGAATAGGGCGAAACAACTCATTTAGGTCACCCCATTCCTTTTCGGGCTGGCCGTATTATACTAATCGAAATATTTCAACACTTGTTCGGACAAATGAGAAGCAACGCAGTAGAGTCGTCGAATACACGGCTGTCTGTATTGTCGAGATTGATAGGAAAAACAATACCCATGGCTGGATACACTAAGCTATGCGATCGCCAGAATTTACGCACGCGTCACTCAtagaaggaaaaaaatggcTCGAGAACCTGATTGCTCGAGAACTTGACGGCTCGAGAACTTGACGGCTCGAGACGCTCGAATGGACTAGAAATTCATATATAAACGGGCAAGACATTGACTAAAATTTAGCCAAACTCGTATCAATTGGTCTTCCCCGTACTTGTTTTTACGAAACCAAGCATTCGCTCAAGAAACAATCCATTCGTTATACTTatattttatcattttattttcccAAAAAATGTCAGACCCCATGATTCTATCGACCCCATCAAGACTCAAGAGGCCTATTGTACCAGAGACACCATTGAAACAAAATAGGCATTGTTATGCTCTTAATGTAGATTCGACACCAACAAAGGTATCAAGACTTGACTTTTCCATGGAGCCGCTAACAATCCGGTTTAAGACAAAGTCTAACAAACGTCGTCGGACTTAAAGTTCTTCGAACATTTAATGAAAACCTTTGcttttttatcaattttaacAAATTATTCTTACGGTTCGGTtactttttcttccttttttttgGGTTATTGTCCCTGGCGACAAGATATgatttgattccaattttcAATGTTTTATTTGTATTATACTTTATCATCCTCACTTTTTCCTCCTATTTTCATTAACGTCTTCACTAACATTATCATTTTAAACACTCCTGGCTGgctcttttttttataaaTTTCTAtaaacaatttcaatttcaatttcaatttcaatttcaatttcaaataatattattattttgtAGATAAACAGTTATCGGTGTTACAGTTAGCGACTTCATCTACCAAACAGTGCGATTCTACCGAAGTTGCACCGTAAGACGATTGAGGGGCTTCTGGCGTTGATGGCATTGTCGATGACATTACTTGATGAGAAGGATCCGTATCTCTTGTAGTTACATTCGGGCTTTCTCCATCATCCAGAAATTCCGGCTGTACAGTAGCTGAATGAATACCGTAGTTATGGAATATACTACGAATTAATTTTGCAACAACGACGAATTGCGAAGGTGTAGAATTAATTTGAACGTGAATGGAAGCGATGTAAAGCGATTCAGttaaattccaaatatgaAAATCGTGAACAGAAAGAACACCAGGAACTTTTAATACTTGAGCCTTAACTTCATCAGCTGAAATCGTAGAAGGTGTTGCTTGCAAAAGAATACGACCCGATTTTCTTGATAATGGCAAAGCAGACGCAAAGATCAGACAAGTGATAATTAGTGAAACGGCAGGGTCAGTATATTGTTTCCAAGAATAGTCCGTCTTCCAAATAACTAAAGCTGCAAGGATCACACCAATGTTACCCAGAGCGTCGCCTGCAACGTGTAGGAATACACCATGCATGTTCAGAGAAGTTGGAGATTTTGAATGGTCTTTTTTAAGATGCGAAGCTGCTTCTAATTCTCTCTGTCTGGCCAACAAACCCGTACTTTCAGTCGACATTCTCTCAACAACACTTTGAGGCCAAATGTCACcaatattatcattagatgGATCAATACTCGAATTACTAGCATTACGACCAATGGTTTGATAGAAATTTTGTTCTCTctccaattccaataattcatcatccGCGTGCGAATGCGAATGCGAGGTATGatgttcttcatcaccatgAGAATGATCACTACCACCATGGGAATGGCCATGATCGTGGAAAATGGCTAATCCTACAATATTTGAACACAATCCGGCAATACCGACAATAAGAACTAATTTAGGATTTTCAATGTTGGGGGGATCTAATAACCTTTGTAAGGCTTCGacaaaaatggtaaagCACAATGCAATCAAGAAAATTGCATTGACAAGGGCTCCTAAAATTTCGGCCCTTTTCCAGCCATACGTATATTTGGAATCGGGATTTCTATTCTTCGAGACATTGACTGCCCAAAGCGCAACTAACAATGAAATCACGTCATTTAACATGTGGAAAGAATCTGCAATTAATGCCAATGATTTTGACATATATCCGATTGTAATTTctaaaagaaagaaaatcgAATCTAACGCCAATAACGAGATCAACCTAAATTCCTTGGCTGTTAGAGTAACCATGATGGGAGATGCAGCCAATAGGTCTATCTAGCTAAGATTCTTGATAACTAAGGCACAGAGTATATCACTCTTGAAGAACTATCTTTTATAGCTATTGTCAGTGTAATTCCACAATAGACCTTGTATTCATCAGGGTGCTTAGAGAATCTATACGTTTTAATAATCCAATTCGATGGATTACCCTTACCTCTTGACACAAGTAAGAAAAATATCCTGCTCGTCAAATATGATCAAAGGAGTCTAAGTATGTAAATACGTTTAGCTGAAACGGAGAGTAGTTGCAGGAATTGGCAACACTGGTTTATGCTACCGTAGAAGATACAGCTTTTCAAGAGCTTTTCGACGATTTATTTCAACACTGATTGGCCCATGCGTCAAAACCACGACCTGTGTTTGCTATCTGCGTAGTGCACAATTTCAGAAAGATTACACAGCAGTATTGATATAAAATTACAGTAGTTTCAAGCGGGTAACCTTAAGAATGTTCTGCGTATATTTGCCAAGGACAGCCTTACGGCTAAAAGGAGCGCCGAAATCAGATTCGGAGTGATTTACACCCAAATCATATCACTTATCACGTAAACCATCTCCAATTACACGTGACAGAAACACTTGGTATCCGCACGTGATATTATTTTAAGAAGAGGAAAcgaggaaaaaagaaaagagcaCCACATGCATTCCCCCTGCATCGGCAGCCTTCATTTTCGTTCCTCTACCCATCATATGTGTATGTGAGTCGATGGCTAGACTTTGTATGAAGGCCGTTTACTAAGCCCCAATGATGTCCCCTTACGTGTCAAACGATAGGAACTGGGAACTGGAGAATTTGGAACTCGGAACCTATTCCACTTTCAACTCGATGTTCGACCTCGACCTCGAGCGAGCTCCGGAACTCACCGGGATAGACAGTTTTCGAATTTCCTTACCGTTTTGAGCGAGGAATTATATTTCCGGTTCGAGTAGACTTACTAGTTTTCTGTCTCGAAGACTTCAAAGACCACTTCTGCGAAAATTCCACGGGGTATTTGgaaacaaaagaaatggagaaaagaaaaaaaaagtacaATAGATATTGTATGGTAAATCCTGAATTTCGCCGAACAAATAGCCGGCGGTGATTGCTGCATCAGGTAACTACATGAATTGCATACGAAGAATTCTGGCCAGGATCGACAGTCATTGTGTTCGAGAAGAATGGCGGGGGAGGAAATCatgaaagaagaaaaaaaaaagaaaaaaccGGCTACTCGAAGTGGGATGTGAGTTCTAATGTTCTAATGCATGATCGATGTGACAGTATCCGAAGTGATAGTAATAGGAGTGGTAAAGTAACACCAATGGGGCTAGTAATACCTGAGGTGATTGGGTCTGGTTGAGGAATCGTTAAGTCTAGACGCTTTTGTTACGCCACCTTTGAATAATCAAGAAACTATTACACTATGACTTTATGATACCGCAGATTCAAagtttgatgaaaagaaaaaaaaaaatgatggGGGAGAAGGTGTTTGAAATCATATATAAGAGATGCCGCCACCAGTCTTCATACCTCTCGATTCGATTTATCATTTATCTGCATCTATAAAGATAAGACAAAATATCCAAGGAATACAAACAGTCCACTCCTTACAATAAAAACTAATTTTATTGATACCCCATTCACTAAGTTCATTAATTTAACTATTCTTCACTCATTAAAAAATGCTTTTCAACTCCCAGTTGTTCGTCGCTCTAGGTCTTTTCGCCTCCTCTCTCGCTGCTCCGGCCGCTGAAGATGGTCACCAACACATGCACGCTAAGCGTGGTGGTACTTGCCAATTCCCAAATTACAATGGTATGGTCGCAGTTCAAACTGGTGGCCAAAACGCTGGCTGGGCTATGTCCCCTGATCAAACCTGTTCTCAAGGATCCTGGTGCCCATACGCTTGTCAACCAGGTCAATTGATGGGTCAATGGGATACTTCTGTTACCACTTACTCATACCCAGGCTCCCAAAACGGTGGTCTGTACTGTGATGACAGTGGTAACttgcaaaagaaaaacCAAAACAAGGACTACTGTTATGATGGTGCTGGTACTGTTTCTGCTCAAAACAATGCCGGTAACGATGTTGCCTTCTGTCAAACCGTTTTGCCAGGTAACGAAAACATGTTGATCCCAACAAATGtcggtggtggtagtaacCAAGTTCTAGCTGTTCCAGGTCCTGACTACTTCGCATCTACTGCTGCTCACTACTACATCAACCCACCAGGTGTTTCCACTCAAGATGCATGCCAATGGGGTGATGAGAGCCATGCTCAAGGTAACTGGGCTCCTTACGTTGCAGGTGCTAACCAAGATAACAACGGTGACACTTTTGTGAAGATCGGTTGGAATCCTATTTACACTGGTAGTAACTTGGCTAACAACAAACCAAACTTTGGTATCAAGGTTACCTGTGATGGTGGTGACTGTGATGGGTTACCATGCTCTATCGACCCATCCAAGGGCTCTGTTAACAGTGTCAGCAGTCAACAATCTTCTAGcggtgctggtggtggtgactTCTGTGTGGTCACTGCTAAGAGCGGTTCTAAGGCTCAAATTGAAGTCTTCAGTGCTGGTGGTAACAACTAAGGACATTCTCACTCACTATGATATCGGAACTATCGCGTTTTATTGGTTCTTTTATGTATTTAGGTTGTATATAGGTTAGGTTATAGACATTTCAAAggttttttttcaacttatCGTTACTACTACTATACCCTGACTCAAACTGATATACGGCTGAACCTAGCTCGGAGTAAGTGACTCATGAAAATGTATTAAGATATTagaaaaacagaaaaaaagcATCAAGTGTTTCGAACAAATGACGACAAACAATTATTAGAGCAAAAGcaaatgaaaaggaaaaggtaTTAGGAGATCAGTGTATTAGGaatttggaattgatcCTTTTAAGCAGACTCATCCTCAGTTTCTGGTTCGGTACGAGCAGCAATGGAGTTTCTGGGAACCTGAGTCTCACCAGAATCTCTGATAGAGTTTGGACCATCAGTCTTTTCGTAGTGCAACTCGTCACTAGTACTTGCTCTGTGAGTAGTAATTTCTGGATTATGAACGGCTGAGTCGCTACGAGCAGCAGCACCTTTCCCACCAAGTGGTAATGGAGCATCCCCGGCATAAGCACCAGAAGTACCACCCCTGAGGCTGAATTCAGGCCATTCACCCCTTACGGTAATAATCCATACTAAAATTGATGGGTAGATGGCAAATACGACCAGATCCAATATACCATAGAAGACAGCCTCAGAATCTGGTTGAATTTTGTTACCACCTTCAGAGACGGCCCAAGCAATGAAGTAGCACCAGACAATCAAGCACATGAACATCAATAGAATGAGGTAAATTCCACGAGTGCGCAAAGCTTGGACCTGTCTTTGTAAAACTAGCCCTTCTGTAACCAACATGGTAAATGCACCAATGGTCCAGTACCCCCATCTATAAGTAGATGGAATTAAAGCACCGACCAAAAGTGCTATAACCCAAAAGTAGTGTCCAAAGATCTGAACTAACAAACTGTGAATCAAGTCCAGGACGGAAGCACTGCCCAAGGCATCCCTTTTGATGGTAGACAAAGCCGCCAAATCTTGAAGGAACAACACAATCGGCCATGATAAAAACCAGGCAATGTACTTACAATAGAAAACTTGACGAATACCTGGAGACTCACCGGTAACAGGCTTACTCACGCTAATGTGATGGAATTCAGCGTTCGTGCCCGTCCAACCCAAATTGGAAGCGTATGTAAAATATGCAAAAAACTCAAAGAATGCTATGAGAAATGGTGCCGCCAAGGAGTACCTTGACAAACCTGAACCATTTCTAACTTGGGTAACAAAGAACAATAAGACGTAGACAACAGCTAACAAACCAAAAATCGCAGTGACTGTCCACAACCAGTCAGAACCACGTTTGGTGATGTGGAAATCCAGACCGTGAGGCCTGTTAATGTGGACAGCTTGGTTACCAGCTTTAACTAAAGGTTGCTCAATTGGGGATGACATTTATCTCtggtgaatttgaaaataccAGACTCTTGAGGAAAGGGAAAGATCCTAAAAGTAGAAGATCACATAGAAGTATCGCATCTTTATATACCAACTCATCCCAGGCAATCCTGGCTAGAATATAAATtgaataacaataacaataacaataaaaataaaaatagaaataagatagtaataataataatagcaGATTCGAGGACTCACCCCAGATGTCCCTCATCCATACTCTAACCCCCCCGTAAATTCTATGTATGTAGTATATTCTTGCGATGAAAGGGAGATGCAGGTATGagagatgcgatgagatgcgatgagctcgACTATACACAGCGCACTACTTACATGAATATGAAAAAAGAGGGATATACCGTTACCAggaacagaaaaaaaatcaggAGAATGTAGATATTGTGATCAATATGACTATGGTTCTAATGATTATGATGGGTGAGTAAGCACACATCTAACGATTTCTAGGGGTTCCCTCTAACTGCGATGATGGAGTCAAATTAACGACTTGTGCATTATCCTTTTCCACCTTCTCCAAAAATTGTCTCTTTTGATAATCGACTAAtctcttttccttgaaATATTTCACCCAACTGTTTGCACAATTCTCTTCAAATGAGTGCTCTTGGTTACCACATTCCTTTGAAACATCCTTTGAACGCTTAGGATCCAGTGCATTAACAACTCCAATTTTGTCCAGACATGTAAAGAATTCGTCCCTTGAATCCCAGCACTGCTTACGCTGGGAACGGGTGTTTGGCATTTTGTCATCGTTATCTTTAGTAAACCATCCCATACTACACGATACTATACTATCACTATACTACAATATGCTTTCCTAAGCAATGCTATATTATGCTATGCGCTACACTGTGTGGTTTGTTTGGTTTTCTTTGTATGTATTTCTAAATGTGATGAGGTGAATGAAGGTGTGCATTCTTTTTAGTTTTTTTTCACGCTACATGATTTGCACTGCTCTGCGATGAGCTCCAAATCCATATGCACTGAATAACAAGAGAGCAACTACAGCAAGTACGCTAAGCTGTCAGGGCTGGTTAGCGGCTGCTTGTCCCGTCCCGACTAATAAGTACGGGGGCATGATCTTCCTTGTTTGCAGGAAGTCTCAAGGCACCGGCCAACATGGGGAAATCAATAAACGGGATAGTATGTATTAGTTAAGAAACGTATATTGATTAGAATAGTAAGCTGATTAGGGAGAAGGATGCAGTTGCTAATACTTATGCAGC
The genomic region above belongs to Zygosaccharomyces rouxii strain CBS732 chromosome F complete sequence and contains:
- a CDS encoding cation diffusion facilitator family transporter (similar to uniprot|P20107 Saccharomyces cerevisiae YMR243C ZRC1 and to uniprot|P32798 Saccharomyces cerevisiae YOR316C COT1), with protein sequence MVTLTAKEFRLISLLALDSIFFLLEITIGYMSKSLALIADSFHMLNDVISLLVALWAVNVSKNRNPDSKYTYGWKRAEILGALVNAIFLIALCFTIFVEALQRLLDPPNIENPKLVLIVGIAGLCSNIVGLAIFHDHGHSHGGSDHSHGDEEHHTSHSHSHADDELLELEREQNFYQTIGRNASNSSIDPSNDNIGDIWPQSVVERMSTESTGLLARQRELEAASHLKKDHSKSPTSLNMHGVFLHVAGDALGNIGVILAALVIWKTDYSWKQYTDPAVSLIITCLIFASALPLSRKSGRILLQATPSTISADEVKAQVLKVPGVLSVHDFHIWNLTESLYIASIHVQINSTPSQFVVVAKLIRSIFHNYGIHSATVQPEFLDDGESPNVTTRDTDPSHQVMSSTMPSTPEAPQSSYGATSVESHCLVDEVANCNTDNCLSTK
- the COA6 gene encoding Coa6p (similar to uniprot|Q3E846 Saccharomyces cerevisiae YMR244C-A Hypothetical ORF) is translated as MGWFTKDNDDKMPNTRSQRKQCWDSRDEFFTCLDKIGVVNALDPKRSKDVSKECGNQEHSFEENCANSWVKYFKEKRLVDYQKRQFLEKVEKDNAQVVNLTPSSQLEGTPRNR
- the HSP30 gene encoding Hsp30p (similar to uniprot|P25619 Saccharomyces cerevisiae YCR021C HSP30 Hydrophobic plasma membrane localized stress-responsive protein that negatively regulates the H()-ATPase Pma1p induced by heat shock ethanol treatment weak organic acid glucose limitation and entry into stationary phase) — protein: MSSPIEQPLVKAGNQAVHINRPHGLDFHITKRGSDWLWTVTAIFGLLAVVYVLLFFVTQVRNGSGLSRYSLAAPFLIAFFEFFAYFTYASNLGWTGTNAEFHHISVSKPVTGESPGIRQVFYCKYIAWFLSWPIVLFLQDLAALSTIKRDALGSASVLDLIHSLLVQIFGHYFWVIALLVGALIPSTYRWGYWTIGAFTMLVTEGLVLQRQVQALRTRGIYLILLMFMCLIVWCYFIAWAVSEGGNKIQPDSEAVFYGILDLVVFAIYPSILVWIITVRGEWPEFSLRGGTSGAYAGDAPLPLGGKGAAARSDSAVHNPEITTHRASTSDELHYEKTDGPNSIRDSGETQVPRNSIAARTEPETEDESA
- the SPS4 gene encoding Sps4p (similar to uniprot|P09937 Saccharomyces cerevisiae YOR313C SPS4 Protein whose expression is induced during sporulation not required for sporulation heterologous expression in E. coli induces the SOS response that senses DNA damage), coding for MPAFHRKHSSGSSKNPPVLLSSESASPSNVASNVAAQVENATEKVQTQVANVTEQVEQHVTVPERKKAIPLKTVDHIKSYPLVQETRSFLQEVPAARILHANTKPWLKSILESKMMQIALPVTNTVDTMANSSLNLTEKIVPSLKTKTYQKLGEEALLPYTYTKKYGKQATDKTLSIADQNIYQPTHNQVLKFRKYYNEKLYDTKGKPLVRSSLDPLTAPLNNFFQNNYVKWFPKGEDVPKDGYSSELNRSVALVINFFSRSIPVLEKSVIDTGMMPCHYFIHANKVLNKSLDKQPSLGFKDSLNGSKNAISELEKEAAEYIKSHGPQKLLTNPFHNQKKKVNNVVEQGQNAIQDRVEEIQSHV
- the RPL20B gene encoding 60S ribosomal protein eL20 (highly similar to uniprot|P47913 Saccharomyces cerevisiae YOR312C), translated to MKEYQVIGRRLPTENVPEPKLFRMRIFAPNEVVAKSRYWYFLQKLYKVKKASGEVVSINQLHENHPGKVKNFGIWVRYDSRSGTHNMYKEIRDVSRVAAVETLYQDMAARHRARFRSIHILKVAEIEKTADVKRNNIKQFLTKDLKFPLPHRVQKSTKTFAYKRPSTFY
- a CDS encoding uncharacterized protein (similar to uniprot|Q04018 Saccharomyces cerevisiae YMR244W Hypothetical ORF), translating into MLFNSQLFVALGLFASSLAAPAAEDGHQHMHAKRGGTCQFPNYNGMVAVQTGGQNAGWAMSPDQTCSQGSWCPYACQPGQLMGQWDTSVTTYSYPGSQNGGLYCDDSGNLQKKNQNKDYCYDGAGTVSAQNNAGNDVAFCQTVLPGNENMLIPTNVGGGSNQVLAVPGPDYFASTAAHYYINPPGVSTQDACQWGDESHAQGNWAPYVAGANQDNNGDTFVKIGWNPIYTGSNLANNKPNFGIKVTCDGGDCDGLPCSIDPSKGSVNSVSSQQSSSGAGGGDFCVVTAKSGSKAQIEVFSAGGNN